A window of Zingiber officinale cultivar Zhangliang chromosome 5A, Zo_v1.1, whole genome shotgun sequence contains these coding sequences:
- the LOC121981967 gene encoding receptor-like protein kinase THESEUS 1 isoform X2, which produces MASWKALSCPTALHSRLSYELGRPHRARRARRMPRTQAPQRVVVSWPPADLHVQSFEQGVRVLPTTRFLREQGGASHRMSVNHERLLHLEPRGPRPPTSHHGPWQGGILAVAKRNPDVGRPCTPLHPLVSDNRRYRLLVKPAWRSRTFFVTLIPASNHLPWPCISLLPPRRQIQYVLAPLGLRWILKYCFKQYYKHMANRSVLLTQLSLIKTPFTHSSCGLLASLLLPLVRQSFGRIHPFFFSLSCGYCTSGSVAEIVGAAAGGFALLVIVVGLLFFYIFYWGRTEANRSSETGSSDPSNLVECRRDRRSFVDYSLANEHHVARRFTLEELEEATKNFSQSNLVGTGSFGLVYKGLLLDGTIVAIKRHAHVPRLAFVEEVKKLSKIRHRNLVTLIGYCQEGGLQMLVYEYLPNGSISQHLYYNEHHSLTNLEFKQRLTVAIGAAKGLTHLHSLAPPLVHKNFKTSNILVDENFIAKVADAGILKLLQGSEEVQHQGSKNAFQDPVARELGRFSEASDVYSFGVFLLELISGIDIEHCISPDSYNILAHWVEAHVSSNDLIDRRLGNGFTSQGFSRLR; this is translated from the exons ATGGCTAGCTGGAAGGCGTTGTCATGCCCCACCGCTCTCCATTCCCGTCTCAGCTATGAGCTGGGTAGGCCACATAGAGCCAGGCGAGCGAGACGCATGCCACGCACACAGGCCCCGCAGAGGGTTGTCGTGTCATGGCCACCGGCAGACCTTCACGTCCAGTCATTTGAACAAGGAGTCCGAGTTTTGCCCACGACCAGGTTTCTCCGGGAGCAGGGCGGGGCCTCGCACCGTATGAGTGTCAATCACGAGCGGCTGCTCCATTTGGAACCTCGAGGGCCTCGTCCTCCAACAAGCCACCATGGGCCATGGCAGGGTGGAATCTTGGCGGTGGCGAAAAGAAATCCTGATGTCGGAAGACCTTGTACCCCTCTCCATCCCCTCGTGTCTGATAATCGCAGGTACCGCCTGCTGGTAAAACCCGCCTGGAGATCTCGTACATTTTTTGTAACGCTCATACCTGCCTCAAATCACCTCCCCTGGCCATGCATTTCCCTCCTTCCTCCTCGTAGACAAATACAATATGTACTTGCTCCTCTCGGATTGAGATGGATTCTGAAGTACTGCTTTAAACAATACTACAAACACATGGCGAACAGATCTGTGCTGCTCACCCAACTATCTTTGATTAAGACCCCATTCACCCATTCGTCATGTGGTTTATTAGCCTCCCTCCTCCTGCCTCTTGTTCGCCAATCCTTTGGTCGTATTCATCCTTTCTTCTTTTCGCTCTCTTGTGGATACTGCACGTCAG GTTCAGTTGCAGAAATAGTTGGAGCTGCTGCAGGTGGCTTTGCATTGTTGGTTATTGTTGTTGGGCTTTTGTTCTTCTACATATTTTACTGGGGGAGGACCGAGGCGAATAGAAGTTCTGAGACTGGTTCTTCAGACCCATCTAATCTTG TGGAATGTAGGAGAGATAGGAGATCATTCGTCGATTACAGTCTTGCAAATGAGCATCATGTTGCTAGGCGATTCACACTAGAAGAGTTGGAAGAAGCTACTAAGAACTTTAGTCAAAGCAATCTTGTTGGCACTGGTAGCTTCGGTTTAGTATACAAGGGTCTGCTTCTTGATGGTACAATTGTAGCAATTAAGAGGCATGCACATGTTCCAAGGCTGGCATTTGTTGAAGAG gttaaaaaattatcaaaaatcagACACCGCAATCTAGTTACTCTTATCGGTTATTGCCAGGAAGGTGGTTTGCAAATGTTAGTTTATGAGTATTTGCCAAATGGAAGCATCTCTCAGCACTTATATT ATAATGAACACCATTCACTAACAAATCTTGAATTTAAACAAAGGCTCACAGTGGCTATTGGAGCTGCCAAAG GATTAACCCATCTGCACAGTCTTGCACCTCCTTTGGTACATAAAAACTTCAAAACAAGCAACATCTTGGTCGACGAGAATTTCATTGCAAAGGTAGCTGATGCAGGCATTCTCAAATTACTACAAGGAAGTGAGGAAGTTCAACATCAGGGAAGTAAAAATGCCTTCCAAGATCCTGT TGCTAGAGAGTTGGGAAGATTTTCTGAAGCCAGTGATGTTTATAGCTTTGGAGTATTCCTTCTAGAGCTCATAAGCGGAATTGACATCGAACACTGCATCTCTCCAGATTCATACAATATTTTAGCTCATTGG GTGGAAGCTCATGTTAGTTCAAATGATCTCATCGATCGTCGGCTCGGTAATGGTTTTACCTCCCAAG GATTCTCGAGACTGAGATGA
- the LOC121981967 gene encoding wall-associated receptor kinase-like 4 isoform X3 — MASWKALSCPTALHSRLSYELGRPHRARRARRMPRTQAPQRVVVSWPPADLHVQSFEQGVRVLPTTRFLREQGGASHRMSVNHERLLHLEPRGPRPPTSHHGPWQGGILAVAKRNPDVGRPCTPLHPLVSDNRRYRLLVKPAWRSRTFFVTLIPASNHLPWPCISLLPPRRQIQYVLAPLGLRWILKYCFKQYYKHMANRSVLLTQLSLIKTPFTHSSCGLLASLLLPLVRQSFGRIHPFFFSLSCGYCTSGSVAEIVGAAAGGFALLVIVVGLLFFYIFYWGRTEANRSSETGSSDPSNLVECRRDRRSFVDYSLANEHHVARRFTLEELEEATKNFSQSNLVGTGSFGLVYKGLLLDGTIVAIKRHAHVPRLAFVEEVKKLSKIRHRNLVTLIGYCQEGGLQMLVYEYLPNGSISQHLYYNEHHSLTNLEFKQRLTVAIGAAKGLTHLHSLAPPLVHKNFKTSNILVDENFIAKVADAGILKLLQGSEEVQHQGSKNAFQDPV, encoded by the exons ATGGCTAGCTGGAAGGCGTTGTCATGCCCCACCGCTCTCCATTCCCGTCTCAGCTATGAGCTGGGTAGGCCACATAGAGCCAGGCGAGCGAGACGCATGCCACGCACACAGGCCCCGCAGAGGGTTGTCGTGTCATGGCCACCGGCAGACCTTCACGTCCAGTCATTTGAACAAGGAGTCCGAGTTTTGCCCACGACCAGGTTTCTCCGGGAGCAGGGCGGGGCCTCGCACCGTATGAGTGTCAATCACGAGCGGCTGCTCCATTTGGAACCTCGAGGGCCTCGTCCTCCAACAAGCCACCATGGGCCATGGCAGGGTGGAATCTTGGCGGTGGCGAAAAGAAATCCTGATGTCGGAAGACCTTGTACCCCTCTCCATCCCCTCGTGTCTGATAATCGCAGGTACCGCCTGCTGGTAAAACCCGCCTGGAGATCTCGTACATTTTTTGTAACGCTCATACCTGCCTCAAATCACCTCCCCTGGCCATGCATTTCCCTCCTTCCTCCTCGTAGACAAATACAATATGTACTTGCTCCTCTCGGATTGAGATGGATTCTGAAGTACTGCTTTAAACAATACTACAAACACATGGCGAACAGATCTGTGCTGCTCACCCAACTATCTTTGATTAAGACCCCATTCACCCATTCGTCATGTGGTTTATTAGCCTCCCTCCTCCTGCCTCTTGTTCGCCAATCCTTTGGTCGTATTCATCCTTTCTTCTTTTCGCTCTCTTGTGGATACTGCACGTCAG GTTCAGTTGCAGAAATAGTTGGAGCTGCTGCAGGTGGCTTTGCATTGTTGGTTATTGTTGTTGGGCTTTTGTTCTTCTACATATTTTACTGGGGGAGGACCGAGGCGAATAGAAGTTCTGAGACTGGTTCTTCAGACCCATCTAATCTTG TGGAATGTAGGAGAGATAGGAGATCATTCGTCGATTACAGTCTTGCAAATGAGCATCATGTTGCTAGGCGATTCACACTAGAAGAGTTGGAAGAAGCTACTAAGAACTTTAGTCAAAGCAATCTTGTTGGCACTGGTAGCTTCGGTTTAGTATACAAGGGTCTGCTTCTTGATGGTACAATTGTAGCAATTAAGAGGCATGCACATGTTCCAAGGCTGGCATTTGTTGAAGAG gttaaaaaattatcaaaaatcagACACCGCAATCTAGTTACTCTTATCGGTTATTGCCAGGAAGGTGGTTTGCAAATGTTAGTTTATGAGTATTTGCCAAATGGAAGCATCTCTCAGCACTTATATT ATAATGAACACCATTCACTAACAAATCTTGAATTTAAACAAAGGCTCACAGTGGCTATTGGAGCTGCCAAAG GATTAACCCATCTGCACAGTCTTGCACCTCCTTTGGTACATAAAAACTTCAAAACAAGCAACATCTTGGTCGACGAGAATTTCATTGCAAAGGTAGCTGATGCAGGCATTCTCAAATTACTACAAGGAAGTGAGGAAGTTCAACATCAGGGAAGTAAAAATGCCTTCCAAGATCCTGT GTAA
- the LOC121981967 gene encoding PTI1-like tyrosine-protein kinase At3g15890 isoform X4, translated as MGHGRVESWRWRKEILMSEDLVPLSIPSCLIIAGSVAEIVGAAAGGFALLVIVVGLLFFYIFYWGRTEANRSSETGSSDPSNLVECRRDRRSFVDYSLANEHHVARRFTLEELEEATKNFSQSNLVGTGSFGLVYKGLLLDGTIVAIKRHAHVPRLAFVEEVKKLSKIRHRNLVTLIGYCQEGGLQMLVYEYLPNGSISQHLYYNEHHSLTNLEFKQRLTVAIGAAKGLTHLHSLAPPLVHKNFKTSNILVDENFIAKVADAGILKLLQGSEEVQHQGSKNAFQDPVARELGRFSEASDVYSFGVFLLELISGIDIEHCISPDSYNILAHWVEAHVSSNDLIDRRLGNGFTSQGMKELIALTLQCLNPSGQNRPWMSSIVTVLDRILETEMTLTTIMGDGTAIVTLGSQLFT; from the exons ATGGGCCATGGCAGGGTGGAATCTTGGCGGTGGCGAAAAGAAATCCTGATGTCGGAAGACCTTGTACCCCTCTCCATCCCCTCGTGTCTGATAATCGCAG GTTCAGTTGCAGAAATAGTTGGAGCTGCTGCAGGTGGCTTTGCATTGTTGGTTATTGTTGTTGGGCTTTTGTTCTTCTACATATTTTACTGGGGGAGGACCGAGGCGAATAGAAGTTCTGAGACTGGTTCTTCAGACCCATCTAATCTTG TGGAATGTAGGAGAGATAGGAGATCATTCGTCGATTACAGTCTTGCAAATGAGCATCATGTTGCTAGGCGATTCACACTAGAAGAGTTGGAAGAAGCTACTAAGAACTTTAGTCAAAGCAATCTTGTTGGCACTGGTAGCTTCGGTTTAGTATACAAGGGTCTGCTTCTTGATGGTACAATTGTAGCAATTAAGAGGCATGCACATGTTCCAAGGCTGGCATTTGTTGAAGAG gttaaaaaattatcaaaaatcagACACCGCAATCTAGTTACTCTTATCGGTTATTGCCAGGAAGGTGGTTTGCAAATGTTAGTTTATGAGTATTTGCCAAATGGAAGCATCTCTCAGCACTTATATT ATAATGAACACCATTCACTAACAAATCTTGAATTTAAACAAAGGCTCACAGTGGCTATTGGAGCTGCCAAAG GATTAACCCATCTGCACAGTCTTGCACCTCCTTTGGTACATAAAAACTTCAAAACAAGCAACATCTTGGTCGACGAGAATTTCATTGCAAAGGTAGCTGATGCAGGCATTCTCAAATTACTACAAGGAAGTGAGGAAGTTCAACATCAGGGAAGTAAAAATGCCTTCCAAGATCCTGT TGCTAGAGAGTTGGGAAGATTTTCTGAAGCCAGTGATGTTTATAGCTTTGGAGTATTCCTTCTAGAGCTCATAAGCGGAATTGACATCGAACACTGCATCTCTCCAGATTCATACAATATTTTAGCTCATTGG GTGGAAGCTCATGTTAGTTCAAATGATCTCATCGATCGTCGGCTCGGTAATGGTTTTACCTCCCAAGGTATGAAAGAGCTAATTGCACTAACTCTTCAGTGTTTGAATCCATCCGGTCAAAACCGCCCGTGGATGAGCTCAATTGTCACCGTGCTCGATAGGATTCTCGAGACTGAGATGACACTGACAACAATCATGGGCGATGGCACTGCCATTGTTACCCTCGGTAGCCAGTTATTTACTTGA
- the LOC121981967 gene encoding putative serine/threonine-protein kinase isoform X5 — MPGSVAEIVGAAAGGFALLVIVVGLLFFYIFYWGRTEANRSSETGSSDPSNLVECRRDRRSFVDYSLANEHHVARRFTLEELEEATKNFSQSNLVGTGSFGLVYKGLLLDGTIVAIKRHAHVPRLAFVEEVKKLSKIRHRNLVTLIGYCQEGGLQMLVYEYLPNGSISQHLYYNEHHSLTNLEFKQRLTVAIGAAKGLTHLHSLAPPLVHKNFKTSNILVDENFIAKVADAGILKLLQGSEEVQHQGSKNAFQDPVARELGRFSEASDVYSFGVFLLELISGIDIEHCISPDSYNILAHWVEAHVSSNDLIDRRLGNGFTSQGMKELIALTLQCLNPSGQNRPWMSSIVTVLDRILETEMTLTTIMGDGTAIVTLGSQLFT; from the exons ATGCCAGGTTCAGTTGCAGAAATAGTTGGAGCTGCTGCAGGTGGCTTTGCATTGTTGGTTATTGTTGTTGGGCTTTTGTTCTTCTACATATTTTACTGGGGGAGGACCGAGGCGAATAGAAGTTCTGAGACTGGTTCTTCAGACCCATCTAATCTTG TGGAATGTAGGAGAGATAGGAGATCATTCGTCGATTACAGTCTTGCAAATGAGCATCATGTTGCTAGGCGATTCACACTAGAAGAGTTGGAAGAAGCTACTAAGAACTTTAGTCAAAGCAATCTTGTTGGCACTGGTAGCTTCGGTTTAGTATACAAGGGTCTGCTTCTTGATGGTACAATTGTAGCAATTAAGAGGCATGCACATGTTCCAAGGCTGGCATTTGTTGAAGAG gttaaaaaattatcaaaaatcagACACCGCAATCTAGTTACTCTTATCGGTTATTGCCAGGAAGGTGGTTTGCAAATGTTAGTTTATGAGTATTTGCCAAATGGAAGCATCTCTCAGCACTTATATT ATAATGAACACCATTCACTAACAAATCTTGAATTTAAACAAAGGCTCACAGTGGCTATTGGAGCTGCCAAAG GATTAACCCATCTGCACAGTCTTGCACCTCCTTTGGTACATAAAAACTTCAAAACAAGCAACATCTTGGTCGACGAGAATTTCATTGCAAAGGTAGCTGATGCAGGCATTCTCAAATTACTACAAGGAAGTGAGGAAGTTCAACATCAGGGAAGTAAAAATGCCTTCCAAGATCCTGT TGCTAGAGAGTTGGGAAGATTTTCTGAAGCCAGTGATGTTTATAGCTTTGGAGTATTCCTTCTAGAGCTCATAAGCGGAATTGACATCGAACACTGCATCTCTCCAGATTCATACAATATTTTAGCTCATTGG GTGGAAGCTCATGTTAGTTCAAATGATCTCATCGATCGTCGGCTCGGTAATGGTTTTACCTCCCAAGGTATGAAAGAGCTAATTGCACTAACTCTTCAGTGTTTGAATCCATCCGGTCAAAACCGCCCGTGGATGAGCTCAATTGTCACCGTGCTCGATAGGATTCTCGAGACTGAGATGACACTGACAACAATCATGGGCGATGGCACTGCCATTGTTACCCTCGGTAGCCAGTTATTTACTTGA
- the LOC121981967 gene encoding receptor-like protein kinase ANXUR1 isoform X1, which translates to MASWKALSCPTALHSRLSYELGRPHRARRARRMPRTQAPQRVVVSWPPADLHVQSFEQGVRVLPTTRFLREQGGASHRMSVNHERLLHLEPRGPRPPTSHHGPWQGGILAVAKRNPDVGRPCTPLHPLVSDNRRYRLLVKPAWRSRTFFVTLIPASNHLPWPCISLLPPRRQIQYVLAPLGLRWILKYCFKQYYKHMANRSVLLTQLSLIKTPFTHSSCGLLASLLLPLVRQSFGRIHPFFFSLSCGYCTSGSVAEIVGAAAGGFALLVIVVGLLFFYIFYWGRTEANRSSETGSSDPSNLVECRRDRRSFVDYSLANEHHVARRFTLEELEEATKNFSQSNLVGTGSFGLVYKGLLLDGTIVAIKRHAHVPRLAFVEEVKKLSKIRHRNLVTLIGYCQEGGLQMLVYEYLPNGSISQHLYYNEHHSLTNLEFKQRLTVAIGAAKGLTHLHSLAPPLVHKNFKTSNILVDENFIAKVADAGILKLLQGSEEVQHQGSKNAFQDPVARELGRFSEASDVYSFGVFLLELISGIDIEHCISPDSYNILAHWVEAHVSSNDLIDRRLGNGFTSQGMKELIALTLQCLNPSGQNRPWMSSIVTVLDRILETEMTLTTIMGDGTAIVTLGSQLFT; encoded by the exons ATGGCTAGCTGGAAGGCGTTGTCATGCCCCACCGCTCTCCATTCCCGTCTCAGCTATGAGCTGGGTAGGCCACATAGAGCCAGGCGAGCGAGACGCATGCCACGCACACAGGCCCCGCAGAGGGTTGTCGTGTCATGGCCACCGGCAGACCTTCACGTCCAGTCATTTGAACAAGGAGTCCGAGTTTTGCCCACGACCAGGTTTCTCCGGGAGCAGGGCGGGGCCTCGCACCGTATGAGTGTCAATCACGAGCGGCTGCTCCATTTGGAACCTCGAGGGCCTCGTCCTCCAACAAGCCACCATGGGCCATGGCAGGGTGGAATCTTGGCGGTGGCGAAAAGAAATCCTGATGTCGGAAGACCTTGTACCCCTCTCCATCCCCTCGTGTCTGATAATCGCAGGTACCGCCTGCTGGTAAAACCCGCCTGGAGATCTCGTACATTTTTTGTAACGCTCATACCTGCCTCAAATCACCTCCCCTGGCCATGCATTTCCCTCCTTCCTCCTCGTAGACAAATACAATATGTACTTGCTCCTCTCGGATTGAGATGGATTCTGAAGTACTGCTTTAAACAATACTACAAACACATGGCGAACAGATCTGTGCTGCTCACCCAACTATCTTTGATTAAGACCCCATTCACCCATTCGTCATGTGGTTTATTAGCCTCCCTCCTCCTGCCTCTTGTTCGCCAATCCTTTGGTCGTATTCATCCTTTCTTCTTTTCGCTCTCTTGTGGATACTGCACGTCAG GTTCAGTTGCAGAAATAGTTGGAGCTGCTGCAGGTGGCTTTGCATTGTTGGTTATTGTTGTTGGGCTTTTGTTCTTCTACATATTTTACTGGGGGAGGACCGAGGCGAATAGAAGTTCTGAGACTGGTTCTTCAGACCCATCTAATCTTG TGGAATGTAGGAGAGATAGGAGATCATTCGTCGATTACAGTCTTGCAAATGAGCATCATGTTGCTAGGCGATTCACACTAGAAGAGTTGGAAGAAGCTACTAAGAACTTTAGTCAAAGCAATCTTGTTGGCACTGGTAGCTTCGGTTTAGTATACAAGGGTCTGCTTCTTGATGGTACAATTGTAGCAATTAAGAGGCATGCACATGTTCCAAGGCTGGCATTTGTTGAAGAG gttaaaaaattatcaaaaatcagACACCGCAATCTAGTTACTCTTATCGGTTATTGCCAGGAAGGTGGTTTGCAAATGTTAGTTTATGAGTATTTGCCAAATGGAAGCATCTCTCAGCACTTATATT ATAATGAACACCATTCACTAACAAATCTTGAATTTAAACAAAGGCTCACAGTGGCTATTGGAGCTGCCAAAG GATTAACCCATCTGCACAGTCTTGCACCTCCTTTGGTACATAAAAACTTCAAAACAAGCAACATCTTGGTCGACGAGAATTTCATTGCAAAGGTAGCTGATGCAGGCATTCTCAAATTACTACAAGGAAGTGAGGAAGTTCAACATCAGGGAAGTAAAAATGCCTTCCAAGATCCTGT TGCTAGAGAGTTGGGAAGATTTTCTGAAGCCAGTGATGTTTATAGCTTTGGAGTATTCCTTCTAGAGCTCATAAGCGGAATTGACATCGAACACTGCATCTCTCCAGATTCATACAATATTTTAGCTCATTGG GTGGAAGCTCATGTTAGTTCAAATGATCTCATCGATCGTCGGCTCGGTAATGGTTTTACCTCCCAAGGTATGAAAGAGCTAATTGCACTAACTCTTCAGTGTTTGAATCCATCCGGTCAAAACCGCCCGTGGATGAGCTCAATTGTCACCGTGCTCGATAGGATTCTCGAGACTGAGATGACACTGACAACAATCATGGGCGATGGCACTGCCATTGTTACCCTCGGTAGCCAGTTATTTACTTGA